In Alkalihalobacterium alkalinitrilicum, a genomic segment contains:
- a CDS encoding glycerate kinase → MKIIIAPDSFKGSISAKDLCQTIRKGIEKVIPEAKMVEIPMADGGEGTMENYVHATNGHIEKVTASDPIGRKIDSAYGVLGDKETVVIEMAQASGLPLLTNDERNPFLASSYGTGELISHALNQGYRKFIIGLGGSATNDGGMGMLQALGVKFYDKDHQIISNDVRALLHLSSIDVSALDHRLREADFVIASDVTNPLCGPNGASHIFGPQKGATPEMVVLLDECLSQYGKKINELFNIEIFSAPGAGAAGGMGAGLIAFLNASVRSGIDTIMEVAQFDQAIEGASLVVTGEGKLDEQTLSGKVISGVCRYSNQNQIPVIAICGSNELTGTELTQLGVAAAFPIVSGPCTVYEAITEVQRLVEKTIEQIMRVYQLRKES, encoded by the coding sequence ATGAAAATCATAATAGCGCCAGATTCATTTAAAGGTTCAATATCAGCAAAAGACTTATGCCAAACGATTCGAAAAGGGATCGAAAAGGTGATTCCAGAAGCTAAAATGGTAGAAATTCCGATGGCAGACGGTGGAGAAGGGACGATGGAAAATTATGTACATGCGACAAATGGACATATCGAAAAAGTGACAGCGTCTGATCCTATCGGTAGAAAAATAGATTCAGCTTATGGTGTATTAGGTGATAAGGAGACGGTTGTTATCGAGATGGCTCAAGCATCTGGGCTTCCCTTATTAACGAATGATGAAAGAAATCCTTTCTTGGCGAGTAGCTATGGAACGGGAGAATTGATTTCTCATGCTCTAAATCAAGGCTATCGAAAATTCATCATTGGCTTAGGTGGAAGTGCTACGAATGACGGTGGCATGGGTATGTTACAAGCACTAGGCGTAAAGTTCTACGATAAGGACCACCAAATCATTTCAAATGATGTTCGTGCCTTATTGCATTTATCAAGTATTGATGTTTCAGCATTAGACCACAGGTTACGTGAGGCAGATTTTGTCATCGCTAGTGATGTTACTAATCCATTATGTGGACCGAACGGTGCTTCTCATATTTTTGGTCCGCAAAAGGGTGCTACCCCTGAAATGGTAGTGTTGTTAGATGAGTGCTTAAGCCAATATGGTAAAAAAATTAACGAGTTGTTTAACATTGAAATTTTTTCTGCGCCAGGAGCAGGAGCCGCAGGAGGAATGGGTGCTGGCTTAATAGCATTTTTAAATGCATCAGTAAGGTCTGGAATTGATACGATTATGGAAGTTGCACAATTTGATCAAGCAATAGAAGGCGCGAGTTTAGTCGTAACAGGAGAAGGGAAATTAGACGAACAAACGCTCTCTGGTAAAGTCATTTCGGGAGTTTGCCGCTATTCAAATCAAAATCAAATCCCAGTTATCGCAATTTGCGGCAGTAACGAACTCACTGGTACTGAATTAACACAATTAGGGGTTGCCGCAGCTTTTCCAATCGTTTCAGGACCTTGCACCGTCTATGAAGCTATTACGGAAGTTCAAAGATTAGTAGAAAAGACGATCGAACAGATTATGAGAGTGTATCAACTGCGAAAAGAGTCATAG
- a CDS encoding TRAP transporter small permease, translating to MINKYVQFIDRINSWVFNFIAIVFGIVTLLTIYQVFARYVLKSPLVWSEAIVRYSMVWVVLLGTAIALRKGMLISVEVLLFLVSKKIKKILQVLIMLVNIVFLVLLVKYGLDIMSSLAHQKTGSINIPVSWIYAAIPAGSFLGLLNCTVILIELFTKKNEEGQEDGGTVIH from the coding sequence ATGATAAACAAATATGTTCAATTCATAGACAGGATCAATAGTTGGGTTTTTAATTTTATAGCTATTGTATTTGGAATAGTTACTTTACTAACAATTTATCAAGTCTTTGCTAGATATGTGTTAAAAAGTCCGCTCGTTTGGTCCGAAGCAATTGTCCGCTATTCAATGGTTTGGGTCGTTCTTTTAGGTACCGCCATTGCATTACGTAAAGGGATGTTAATTTCTGTAGAGGTGTTATTATTTCTTGTTTCAAAAAAGATTAAGAAAATCTTACAAGTTTTAATTATGTTAGTTAATATTGTATTTTTAGTCCTTCTTGTAAAGTATGGATTAGATATTATGAGCAGCTTGGCTCACCAAAAGACAGGGTCTATCAACATTCCTGTCAGTTGGATATATGCTGCAATACCAGCAGGGAGTTTTCTTGGACTGCTGAATTGTACCGTTATTTTAATTGAGTTGTTTACTAAGAAAAATGAGGAGGGACAGGAAGATGGCGGCACTGTTATTCATTAG
- a CDS encoding TRAP transporter large permease: MAALLFISLFLMFLIGVPVAFSMGLSSMIAMMNEGISLQVAIQRIFSSLDSFTLMAIPFFILAGSLMEYSGISQRLVDFANSLVGRITGGLGMVTVLTAMFFASISGSSAATVAAIGSILIPAMVRRGFPKGFSTSVQAVSGELGVIIPPSIPLIIFALSAGMSISIGDLFLAGIVPGMLVGLSLMLTIFIISKIKGYGGPETLTEEDKELMTASGRFKAFRRAILPLLMPVIILGGIYGGVFTPTEAAAAAVGYAFFLGMFVYRKFNTKIIMDVLKNSVISTAIIMFIIGNAGLFGWVLTSERIPYKVAEWFVSISDSPIIFLLLVNIILLIVGMFLETGAAIVILAPILTPVAVMFGIDPIHFGIIMIVNLAVGMLTPPIGVNLFVACQIAGLRIEQILKPLIPFYLVLLINIVLITYLPQLSLWLPQLFK; this comes from the coding sequence ATGGCGGCACTGTTATTCATTAGTTTATTTTTAATGTTCTTAATCGGTGTACCTGTCGCTTTTTCAATGGGTCTCTCATCAATGATAGCGATGATGAATGAAGGAATTTCACTGCAAGTAGCGATTCAAAGAATTTTTTCTTCCTTAGACTCATTTACGTTAATGGCGATTCCTTTTTTTATATTAGCTGGAAGCCTTATGGAATACAGTGGAATATCGCAAAGGTTAGTTGATTTTGCGAACTCGTTAGTTGGACGGATTACAGGTGGACTTGGTATGGTAACCGTATTAACAGCCATGTTCTTTGCGTCGATTTCGGGATCGAGTGCCGCAACTGTTGCGGCGATTGGAAGTATATTAATACCTGCCATGGTTCGAAGAGGTTTTCCGAAAGGATTTTCAACTTCAGTTCAAGCTGTTTCTGGTGAACTAGGCGTTATTATTCCCCCGTCCATTCCATTAATTATTTTTGCTTTAAGTGCAGGGATGTCTATTTCAATTGGTGATTTATTTTTAGCCGGTATTGTCCCTGGTATGCTTGTTGGTTTATCATTAATGTTAACAATCTTTATCATTAGTAAAATTAAAGGTTATGGTGGACCTGAGACTCTAACAGAAGAAGATAAGGAATTAATGACTGCTAGTGGTAGATTCAAAGCTTTTAGAAGAGCAATCCTTCCATTACTAATGCCTGTAATCATTTTAGGGGGAATTTATGGAGGTGTGTTTACACCAACTGAAGCAGCGGCAGCAGCTGTAGGTTATGCCTTTTTCCTAGGAATGTTTGTTTATAGAAAATTTAATACAAAGATTATTATGGATGTATTAAAGAATTCGGTTATTTCTACAGCCATTATCATGTTTATCATTGGAAATGCTGGGCTTTTTGGATGGGTTTTAACCTCAGAAAGAATCCCTTATAAAGTAGCAGAGTGGTTTGTTTCAATATCAGATAGCCCAATTATCTTTTTATTACTCGTAAATATTATTTTGTTAATTGTAGGGATGTTTTTAGAAACAGGTGCTGCAATCGTAATCTTAGCTCCAATCCTTACCCCAGTAGCGGTTATGTTTGGTATTGACCCTATTCACTTTGGGATTATTATGATCGTCAATTTAGCAGTTGGTATGTTAACTCCACCGATTGGGGTAAATTTATTTGTTGCCTGTCAGATTGCAGGCTTAAGGATAGAACAGATTTTAAAGCCATTAATTCCATTCTATTTGGTACTATTAATTAATATTGTTTTAATTACCTATTTACCTCAACTTTCATTATGGTTACCTCAATTATTCAAATAA